The following coding sequences are from one Melanotaenia boesemani isolate fMelBoe1 chromosome 17, fMelBoe1.pri, whole genome shotgun sequence window:
- the pithd1 gene encoding PITH domain-containing protein 1, translating to MSGHGHGHGHGCSCESEHEPTERGLEYGLYRRIDLEKLQCLNESRDGDGKLVFKPWDQRNDREKFVESDADEELLFNIPFTGSVKLKGIIISGEDDDSHPAEIRLYKNIPQMSFDDTGREPEQAFRLNRDPLAALEYPTKIARFSSVHHLSIHISKNFGAENTRVYYIGLRGEYSEAHRHEVTICNYEAAANPADHKVESIIPQTNIIS from the exons ATGTCTGGACACGGTCACGGCCACGGACATGGCTGTTCGTGCGAGAGTGAGCACGAGCCTACGGAGAGGGGCCTGGAGTACGGACTCTACCGGCGGATCGacctggagaagctgcagtgtCTGAACGAGAGCAGAGACGGAGACGGAAAGCTGGTGTTCAAACCGTGGGACCAGCGGAACGACAGAGAGAAG TTTGTAGAGAGTGATGCAGATGAAGAGCTGCTGTTCAACATCCC TTTTACCGGCAGCGTGAAGCTGAAGGGCATCATCATCTCCGGAGAAGATGACGACTCCCATCCAGCTGAGATACGACT ctACAAGAACATCCCTCAGATGTCGTTTGACGACACCGGCAGAGAACCCGAACAGGCCTTCAGACTCAACAGAGACCCTCTCGCTGCACTGGAGTACCCAACGAA GATCGCTCGTTTTTCCAGCGTTCATCACCTCTCCATCCACATTTCCAAGAACTTCGGAGCAGAGAACACCCGGGTGTACTACATCGGTCTAAGAGGAGAGTACTCCGAG GCTCACAGACATGAAGTGACTATCTGTAACTACGAGGCAGCAGCAAATCCTGCAGATCACAAAGTCGAGAGCATCATCCCACAAACCAACATAATTTCCTGA